The nucleotide sequence TAAAGAAATATTAGCTGTTTAGCAGCTTCTATATTGCTGCTATTTTTTTCGGGGCTTAATTTTTTACTTGCAGTTTTGGACTCTTAAAAGAAATAAAACCAAAGGCTACAGCAAATACAATATAAAACACAGTTAAAACCCAAATAAAAACACTTGTCGAATTTCCATCCATAGCCATCTTAATCAAAGTTAGTCCACCAATAAAGAAATGTGTAAAGTTCCCAAGACTTAATGGCTTTGCATAAATTCCACCAATAAGTATAGTTTTCGCCATCCAATTTAAAATTGCAAAACCGAGATATAACGATCCTGCTAATTGCATGAAAGGCAACAATGCGTCAATAGTTGGTTGACCGAGCAATATGAACGTTTCGCCAGGCATAAACAGCAATAGTAAACCAATAATTCCCATAACAATTGCACTTGCTATCATTAAATATTTTCTATTCATCCTGTTAATTCTATTTTGTTTAACATAAAACTTGAAAAAGGAAAATTAATTGGCAGACGCACAACGGTTTGGCGCTTGACGCAGTGGCGGATTTTGGAGTAATTCACTGTCAGCCAAGCACAAACTTTGATAGGAGCACAAAACTTGACTTTACCACCGAACCGCCACTTGTGTGTAGGTGCTGTTATGCACCGTTCTTTTATTCATTCTTTGTGTCAATAAGTTCAAAAATCAATTCTTTCAAGATTTCTACGTCACTCTCAATAGTTCCCTTCATATATCTTTTGTAAATACTTTCGTTGTCTGGCGGGTTGAGATTTAAAGTCAACCCTTTTTCCAATGACAACAGTCTTAAAAACTCTCTTTGTGTTCGTCCGTTTCCTTCTCTGAATGGGTGTAAATAGTTGACGTTATCTAGAATTTCTGCCAATTTTTCGGCCAACTGTTTATTGTTGTTTTTCGGAATTTTCTTGAACTCTGCAATCAACTGGTCAATGTATCTAAGGGCGTTGTCAAAATGTGAAGTAGGGAAAAACTGTTTACCGTCTTTGCTTATTTCAACAATTCGCTTTTTTCCTGCCCAAACGTAAATGTCTTGAAACAAATGTCTATGAATTTCAAAAAGACTGTCAATTCCTTTGATTTTTATCGGATTCTCGTCAAGTTCTTGAAGTCGTTTTGTTACCGCACCACTCTCAACAAAGAGCAATACATCAGGGTCTTCAATGTCTTGTAAATTCCGTAAAATTCCTGTCTTCGGGTTTGTGTAGGTGTAGTCAGGGTCTATGTATTTGTAGGAATTAGACATAGGCTTTTTGTTTGGCAAATACCACAAGTTCAGTTAGTGATATTTTTCCTGTAACATAGTCCCGAATGATTTCAATTCCTTTTGGAGTTGGGTTAAAACCTTCAAACATATTGCTTCCTAAAGCATTTGCAGTGCTTTCTAAAGTTTTCAAGTCTGAAAATTTCACACCCATTATTGTCAGGTTATTTCTGTCTATTTCTATTGTGTTAAACATACTTTTTAGTCTTAAATTGTTTTTAAATTTACAAAATTTCCGGATTAAATCGTTAGTTTTCTGTCGTTTTAGAATGGTGCTTAACGTTTTGGCGCTTGGCGCAATGGCGGATTTCGGAGTACAAAACTGTCAATAACCACTGAACTTAAATAGAAGCACAAAGCTTCAAGTTTGCATGTCAGCCCGCCTGACGCAAAACCCGTGTTAGCGGTTCGTTGTTTTTTCTTGTATAGGTTCATAATAAAAAATTGTCACGCCTGATTTTAAAGATTTTGTCTTTAAGAGGTTGAAAATAATTCTGTCTTTTATTTGGTCAAACAATTTCAAACCTTTTCCTTCAACCATTGGATGTATACAAATTTGAAATTCGTCAATGAGATTGCTATTTAAAAGTTGAATAATTAAACCGCGACTACCAATCAAAATGTCTTGTCCCGATTGTTGTTTGAGGTCTAAAATTGTTTGGTCAAGAGGTTTGTCTGCAATTTTTGCTGTTTCCCATCCAGTATTTTTTAACGTGTTGGAAAAAACCATTTTTTCAATTTTGTTTATTGAAAACGCAAAGTCGTTCATTGACTTTTGGTCTGAAGGATTTGTCAATAATGTTTGCCAAAATTGCATTAGTTGGTATGTTGTCCGACCATACAACATTACTCCCGCATTATTTACAAGGTCTGAATAATGATGATGAAGGTTTTCGTCAACTATTCCAACTGTGTGGTCGCACACTCCATCAAGTGTCATATTGATTGCAGCAATTACTTTTCGCATATTCTAATTATTATTTGTCGTGATTTCCTTTGTCTGTTTGGTGTTGTCTTACAATGACCGCTAACGGCTGAGGCTATGTGCAGTAAGGGATTGCGGGCTACTATTCTGTCCGCCGAAACGAAAGTTTATGCGGGGCAGAATGCTTGAATTACCACTGAAACCCTTATTGCATATAGCCTTTGTTAGCGTTTCGTTGTTCATTTTTCTCGTTATTTTTCTTTCATTTTTGCTGCATCTTTTCTGTCTGCCGTGTGTTGGGGTAGGCAAGCTCTTTTGCAGGTTTTGGTCTTAGCGTTGGCTTGTGTGACCTGCAAATGTGCTTGACTACAAAGCGTGGGCTATAAAGTTAAACCACGATTAAAATCAACAATATGTATTGCTGGAATTGTAGATAATATTAATGCTATATCTTGATTATGTCCAAGTTGAAAACCGTAGTTTGATGCAATATATTCAATGTATTCGTTACAGTTAATTCTGTGAATAATTCTTCCAACTCCCGCAGTAAAAGCATTTCTGAAATAATTAGGAAAACTCGCTATGTTTTGATAACAATGTATTCGACCTTCACTACCCCAAGCACCTTGATTTTCATTGTGTTCCCAATGAATTGAGGTTGTTCCATCATTTTTCGATAAAAATCCAAGTGCTTCAAAAAATTCATTATCAGAAGCAAATTGAATTTGCTGAATTGTTCCAAATACTAATTGTGGCATAAGAATAGTTTTTAGTTTTCATTATAAATAGTAGCTAATTCTGTTTTGATTTGTCTAAAAGTTAAATCCGCTTTTAGTTCTTGACTTAGACCTGTATTAATGCAATAAACGAAAGACTCCTTTCTGTAATACAATTCGTTTTTCTTTAATGATTTTTCAATGCTATCTGTTTTTGCAAGTAAACAAATAAGTTGGTAATCTAAATTTATCGCATCTGTTTTGTTGTTCGGGTGTGCTTTCGTGTAATGTTGGGTTGCTGTTAGTTTAATTAAGTTTTCCAAATAATGGGCAAGTTGCGGAAATTTGCTTTTCGGAAAAATGTGATGAACTTGTGTTGCATCACCATTAGCCCATTGGTCTTTTACTTCGCTTTCAGAATACATTTTCTTTATTTGGTTCATAGCTTTTTGAACCAAATAAGCGTTAAACGCTGTGTTAGGCAATACGTTTTGTTCGCTATCTGCATTTGCTTCTTGTCGCGAAATGGTTTTGTCTTTTGATAAATCACGCCAATTTTTTCGATTATACATTAAGTCTGTGTAGTAAAATTCATTTTCAGACATTCGTCCTTTAATAGAACCTGGCAAATTGTTTTCGCATGCGTAAATATTCAGCAATTTTGGATAAATTCTTCTTACTTCAACTTCTCCGTTGATTGCAGTATTTCCGATAATAAATTTGATAAAACGCTTTTGCAAATCTTCAAAATCTGTTTGTGTCAAATTTCCTTTTTCATATTTATTTTTGTAATCTTCAAAAAATTTGAGCAAACCACTATCGGATAAAACCTTTACAAAGTACTGATAAAGAAATTTGTAGGCGTTTCGGTCTTTCAATGATATGTATTCTAATACAGACAAATTCGCAATTTTATAATAGTTTTTAGTTCCACGCTTTTCAATGTCCAAAACACCTGCATACGCCAAAAGTCTTAACGGTTGCTGAATAAATTTGTCATATTCGCTTCTTGTTGTTGGATTGGTTGCAGACGGCTTGTTGAAAATTGCTTTTACGTTTTTGATGAAGTATTGAGAATCCCAAATGTCTTGCACGATGAACTCTTTTTGCGGCTCGTTTTCTCTTAAATTCAAAACACAATCCGCAATGATACAAACTACATCTGGAGTGCATTTTTGGTCCATAAATCTTGCATCATTGGATTTTCTGATGTCGTAATCGTTGCTTTCTAGCAACTTTTCAAGTTCTGTCATTTATTCTATATTTTTTAAAAGCCCGAAGAAAAAAACTGAATTATTATCAATGTTCAATGAACGAGTGCCGTAATTACGTGCAACACGATAAAACTTCTCAAATTCTTTTGTCCCGTAATATTCCAAATCTTTTTCTGTCGGAAGTCGGCTACCATTTTTCAAAGTTAATAAAGCAACCGAACCGTCAGTAATTGCATTCTTTGGTAAAAAACTCGCTCTAGGATAATAAGTGAGGTTTGGAATCATAACAACATCTTCACGATTTAGAAATTTGGCGACAGCTAAATTTTCTGTATCGTCAATATAACAGTCGTAATTTTTTAATTCTTTTATTTCATTATTTCCAACATTGCGTGATTTTAAAACTCTGTATTTTCCGTTGTTTTTCGTTATTTGTTTTGTGATTTGTCTATCTCTGAAACTTTGGAAAATATCAAATGTCATTTTCTCCGAAATTTTGTCAAACTCTTCATTTCGGTAAATCAACCAATACGGAAATTTATCAGACAACAAATATTTTTTTTGCTTTTCTTCAACAGTTTCCGTTATGTAACTTTCAATTAAAATGTTATCGCTTTGTTTTTTTATTGAAGTTTCAAGTAAAAAACTAATTGTTTCAATCTTTACACCTTTAAAACCTTTTTCGCCATAATCACAAATCTTTAAAAGATTTTGACCTTTGATAATTTCTCTTGTGATATTAAATTCGGGTGAATTGATAAGGCTTTTCGGAATAATTAAGGAAACGAAGTTTCCTAACGTAATTGCTTTTTCAATGAAGAACGAAAACAAATTATTTGTTTCATTGTTATTTGCGTTGAATTTGTAAAGCGATAACAATTCTTGATTGTTAGTTAGTTTTTTGTAAGGCGGATTTCCTACAACAATGTCGTATTTTTCTTTAAAAGTGTGTGTGAGAAAATCAGCATTAATGAAATTAAACTTGAATTTTTTAGGCAAGTTTAATTTGGCTAAAATGTTTCTCAGCACAGCAAAAGAATTGTTGTCAATATCAACAAGGTCAAAAATTACTTCGTCTTTGTCTTCGTATTTTTCAACAAGCAATGGAATAAAATTACCAATACCAACTGAAGGCTCTAAAATTCTGATTTTCTTTTTTCCTTTCAGTTCGGGCAAATCTTTTACAACTGAAAATGCAATGTCTTTTCGTGTAAAAAAAGCCGAATTTTCTTGCCGACTTGAATTTGCGTATTCCGAAATTTGATAAATATTTTCAAGTCCTAACTTGTCAAAATCAGAATTGATGAACGAAAGTAAATTTTCTGTTTTACTCAATTCTTCTTTTTTAATTATGTTGTTTATTTCAGTTGTTGAAAGAAATTTTTGATTTAAAACTTCTTTTATTCTTTTTGCAATATTGCCGAAAACACCTGTCGGAACTGCTTCGCCAATGCAATGTCTAATGTTTAATTCTTCTTTTTTCAAAAACGCTTTCTTTTCAAGCAAACTCATTTTGTTCAACTTGTCGGTTGATTGGTATGTCCATTGAAAAGATGCAGGAATACTCATCATCATCATTAGTTCTCTAATGCTGAAAACTCTGTTTTCTGATGGGTGAACGGTATTTTGGCTTGACAAAATATCGTTTCGCGTGTGTACACACGGACCTTCTTTGTCCCAATACCAACGTGCATATTTGTCGCCATTTTTACTTTCATTTAAAACGATTTTACCATCTTTGATTTGGTGCGGTATTCTGTCTTTTTCCGTGTTTTGAAAAGCCGATTGTCCTTCTTCTAAATTTTCAATCCAACGCACCATTTTCGCATCATACTCTCTAAATGAATGGAAAATATCGGTTTCAGATATTTTTCCCATTTCATTTATATTTTCTAAACCTGCAAAAAGTTGACGTAGCGTTTTTGGTTTTTGTTTTTCTGGAAAAATGTCAAACGGACTAATGTTCTGTAAATCTTTGCGAACACCAATTACAAGTGTTCTTGTTCTGCTTGATTGCGAACCATAATCTTTGAAGTTTACGACTTTGAAAAGTATATTGTAGTGTCCGCCTAAATTTATTTTTATGGCTTCTTCGATAGTTTTTTCTGTTCCGTCTATGTCGGTGCAAGTTGTATTCAAAAATGCTCTTACATTTTCAAAAATGAAAAATTTTGGATTGACTTCTTTTGTGATTTTGATTGATTCAACAACTAATGAATTTCTTGTCAATTCTTGATTTTTCTTGTGATTTGCAACAGACATTCCTTGACACGGTGGTGTAGCTACAATTACGTCAGGTTCGGAAATTTTGTGTTCAATTTTCCATTTTTCGATTTCAGAAAAAAGTTTATTTTTGATTTCTTTCGTTGAAATATCTCCGTCCAAATAACCCGTGTCGTATTTGCACTTGTTATTGAATGCTTGAATTTTTAAGCGTTTTGTTAGTATTTCATTTGTCGCAATGCACTCAAATCCGTTTTGTTTGAAGCCGTAACAACCAACCCCAGCACTGCTGAATAAACTTATGTATGTCAATGGTTTGTTCATAGTTAGAATTTTATTTCGGCTTGTTTCACATTTACACTTTTTAAATAATTAACTTTTTCTTCAGCAACAATTAATGTTTTTGGAGAACAATTGTATTGATACATTTTCTTGGCAAATTGGTCACTAAAATATTCCGTTTTCAATTCTTCAAGGTTAAGGCTAAATGCAGTTGCTAATTTATCTAACCGCTTCTCGTCAAATTCACGTTTTCCGTTTTCAATTTTACTCAAGTTAGCAGAATCAAGTTTAAGAAGTGCTGCAAGTTCTGTTAATGTTAACCCTTTATCGGTTCTTAGTTCTCTGATATATTCTCCGAAAGTTGCTTTCATAGACTTGTAAAATTTAACTTGTCAATATTTGACAAATATACATAAATATTTTCACTTTACAAGCTTTCATTATTTTTTTCGTGGGTCAGCAAAATGAAGGCTCTTTTGGCTTTGCGAAGCGTTGGCTTTTGTGTCGGGCAAAGCCAAATGTGCCTGAATGTGCGGTGGGTTTCCGTTTCCTTTTTTGTCTTTATGCAGCAAAAATAACTTTGTCATTCTGTCGTCTGTTTTGTCTTTTTACAATGAACGCTAACTCGTTTATAGGTCTCACAAAGTCAGACGAATACAACCACAATTAGCTGTATAGGTCTCATTAACGTGAGACTTTATTTTTCCAAACTTAAATAAATTTTTTTATAAATCATCAAATGGCGACTTTATTTTTTGTAAACTTTTTGTTGATACATGTGTATAAATCTCGGTTGTTTTACTGCTTTTATGACCGAGTAATTCTTGTATAAACCTTAGATCGGTACCTGATTCTAACAAGTGTGTTGCATAAGAATGTCTTAACCAATGCAGTGTTACAGGTTTGTTAATTTTAACTTTTACTAATGCCTGTTTAAGCACATTCTGTAAACTTTTTTCGCTGTATTCTTCGCCGGCGTTTTGTCCTTCAAATAACCAGTTCTTTGGTTTATACATTTTATAATACTCACGCAGCATTTCAATCACTTTATTTGAAACAGGCACAATTCTGTCTTTTCTTCCTTTTGCCTGCCTAACATTCAACAGCCCCCGTTTACTATCTATATCTATTAGTTTCAGATTCAGCAACTCGCCTCTTCGTAAACCGCAGGCATAAATCAAACTAAGCATAGTTTTGTGTTTTACATTTGTGTGGGCTTTCAGAATTGAAGAGACCTCTTCTTTACTAAGCACATTTGGCAACTTATATTCACGTCTTGGTCTTGCTATAATATCAACATCCAAGCTGCTGTGCTCTACTTCTCTAAAAAAAAGTTTAATTGCATTTACAACCTGGTTTTGATATGAAAAACTCAGTCCGTTTTTTATGATGTATTCATTAACGTATCGTACCACATCATCATTTGTTAAATCTTTTACCGGCTTGGGAAAGGCAAACATTAAAAATGATTTTGCGGCATCCAGATATGTATTAATTGTTGATGCACTGTATCGCTTGTGTTCCATCCACAACTTTAGTTTAGATAAACTCTTTTCAACTTCTGCAGAAACTTTAAACAAGGGCTTTTCTGCTAAACCAGCAGTTTCTATAATTGCCTTATCATTTAGCGCACCAATCAGTTTACTTAACTCAAATCTGTCTTTAGCAATAAACCATTTGTTCTTGGTTTTACTCCATCTTGCAACACCAAGTGTTTTAACTGCAGAAATTAACCCGGCATCTTTCGGGAATCTTAAAAACACCACGTTGATATTGTGATGTTTTCCCGTCTCGAGAATTATTTTTGGCTTCATCGATAAAAATCGGCGTTTATGTTTTAGCTTAAATTAATATTTCTGTCAGTGATTCTTTATGTGCCTTAATCGTTTTATCCAAATCTTCTTTGCTATGAGCAGTTGAGACAAACAAAGCTTCAAACTGTGCCGGTGCAAGATAAATTCCTCTTTTCAGCATTTCGTGAAAATATATTCCATAAAGAAGCGTATCTGATTTCACCGCAGATTTAAAATCATCAACCGGCTGTTCAGTAAAAAACATGCACATCATCGAACCAACTCTGTTCATTGCATAATTTTTTCCAGCCGCTTTCAGATTTTCCTTGAAACCTTCTTCAAGATATGCAGATTTCTTTTCGAGCGTTTTATAAACCGACGGATGATTCTTAATATATTTAAGCGCAGCATAACCAGCAGCCATTGCAAGAGGATTTCCGCTTAAAGTTCCTGCCTGATAAACAGGTCCAACGGGTGCAATCTTTTCCATTATTTCTCTCTTCCCGCCAAAAGCACCAACAGGTAAACCTCCGCCAATAATTTTTCCGAAAGTGGAAAGATCTGGTTTTATTCCGAGCACTTCCTGCGCACCACCTGCAGCAACACGAAATCCCGTCATCACCTCATCAAAAATCAAAATTATTTTTTCTTCATCGCAAATTGCACGTAACTCTTTTATGAATTCATCTTTTGCTTTCACGACTCCCATATTCCCGGCAATTGGTTCAATTATAATTGCAGCAATTTGCTTTTTATTTGACGAGATTAATTTTTTTACTGAATTAATATCGTTGTAATCAGCAAGCAGTGTATCTGCCGCATTTCCTTTTGTAACACCGGGAGAAGTTGGAACACCGAGAGTTAAAGCACCGGAACCAGCTTTGATTAAAAAATAATCTGCGTGTCCATGATAACATCCCTCAAACTTTATAAATTTTTCTCTTCCTGTAAAACCACGCGCAGCACGAATTGCACTCATTGTTGCTTCTGTTCCACTGTTTACCATTCGCACCATTTCAACTGAAGGCACAAGTTCGGTAATTATTTTTGCCATTTTAACTTCAAGTGAAGTTGGCGCACCGAAACTCGTTCCGTTTTTTATAGATTCTGATAAAGCTTTTATTATGAATGATGGATTGTGTCCGAACAGATGAGGTCCCCAGCTTCCGATATAATCTA is from Ignavibacteriota bacterium and encodes:
- a CDS encoding antitoxin VbhA family protein, whose protein sequence is MFNTIEIDRNNLTIMGVKFSDLKTLESTANALGSNMFEGFNPTPKGIEIIRDYVTGKISLTELVVFAKQKAYV
- a CDS encoding filamentation induced by camp protein fic, coding for MSNSYKYIDPDYTYTNPKTGILRNLQDIEDPDVLLFVESGAVTKRLQELDENPIKIKGIDSLFEIHRHLFQDIYVWAGKKRIVEISKDGKQFFPTSHFDNALRYIDQLIAEFKKIPKNNNKQLAEKLAEILDNVNYLHPFREGNGRTQREFLRLLSLEKGLTLNLNPPDNESIYKRYMKGTIESDVEILKELIFELIDTKNE
- the dcm gene encoding DNA (cytosine-5-)-methyltransferase; the encoded protein is MNKPLTYISLFSSAGVGCYGFKQNGFECIATNEILTKRLKIQAFNNKCKYDTGYLDGDISTKEIKNKLFSEIEKWKIEHKISEPDVIVATPPCQGMSVANHKKNQELTRNSLVVESIKITKEVNPKFFIFENVRAFLNTTCTDIDGTEKTIEEAIKINLGGHYNILFKVVNFKDYGSQSSRTRTLVIGVRKDLQNISPFDIFPEKQKPKTLRQLFAGLENINEMGKISETDIFHSFREYDAKMVRWIENLEEGQSAFQNTEKDRIPHQIKDGKIVLNESKNGDKYARWYWDKEGPCVHTRNDILSSQNTVHPSENRVFSIRELMMMMSIPASFQWTYQSTDKLNKMSLLEKKAFLKKEELNIRHCIGEAVPTGVFGNIAKRIKEVLNQKFLSTTEINNIIKKEELSKTENLLSFINSDFDKLGLENIYQISEYANSSRQENSAFFTRKDIAFSVVKDLPELKGKKKIRILEPSVGIGNFIPLLVEKYEDKDEVIFDLVDIDNNSFAVLRNILAKLNLPKKFKFNFINADFLTHTFKEKYDIVVGNPPYKKLTNNQELLSLYKFNANNNETNNLFSFFIEKAITLGNFVSLIIPKSLINSPEFNITREIIKGQNLLKICDYGEKGFKGVKIETISFLLETSIKKQSDNILIESYITETVEEKQKKYLLSDKFPYWLIYRNEEFDKISEKMTFDIFQSFRDRQITKQITKNNGKYRVLKSRNVGNNEIKELKNYDCYIDDTENLAVAKFLNREDVVMIPNLTYYPRASFLPKNAITDGSVALLTLKNGSRLPTEKDLEYYGTKEFEKFYRVARNYGTRSLNIDNNSVFFFGLLKNIE
- the hemL gene encoding glutamate-1-semialdehyde 2,1-aminomutase, coding for MNTTKSKILFEEAKKYIPGGVNSPVRAFKSVGGDPLFIKKGRGSKFWDADGNKFIDYIGSWGPHLFGHNPSFIIKALSESIKNGTSFGAPTSLEVKMAKIITELVPSVEMVRMVNSGTEATMSAIRAARGFTGREKFIKFEGCYHGHADYFLIKAGSGALTLGVPTSPGVTKGNAADTLLADYNDINSVKKLISSNKKQIAAIIIEPIAGNMGVVKAKDEFIKELRAICDEEKIILIFDEVMTGFRVAAGGAQEVLGIKPDLSTFGKIIGGGLPVGAFGGKREIMEKIAPVGPVYQAGTLSGNPLAMAAGYAALKYIKNHPSVYKTLEKKSAYLEEGFKENLKAAGKNYAMNRVGSMMCMFFTEQPVDDFKSAVKSDTLLYGIYFHEMLKRGIYLAPAQFEALFVSTAHSKEDLDKTIKAHKESLTEILI
- a CDS encoding dihydrofolate reductase; translation: MRKVIAAINMTLDGVCDHTVGIVDENLHHHYSDLVNNAGVMLYGRTTYQLMQFWQTLLTNPSDQKSMNDFAFSINKIEKMVFSNTLKNTGWETAKIADKPLDQTILDLKQQSGQDILIGSRGLIIQLLNSNLIDEFQICIHPMVEGKGLKLFDQIKDRIIFNLLKTKSLKSGVTIFYYEPIQEKTTNR
- a CDS encoding site-specific integrase, translated to MKPKIILETGKHHNINVVFLRFPKDAGLISAVKTLGVARWSKTKNKWFIAKDRFELSKLIGALNDKAIIETAGLAEKPLFKVSAEVEKSLSKLKLWMEHKRYSASTINTYLDAAKSFLMFAFPKPVKDLTNDDVVRYVNEYIIKNGLSFSYQNQVVNAIKLFFREVEHSSLDVDIIARPRREYKLPNVLSKEEVSSILKAHTNVKHKTMLSLIYACGLRRGELLNLKLIDIDSKRGLLNVRQAKGRKDRIVPVSNKVIEMLREYYKMYKPKNWLFEGQNAGEEYSEKSLQNVLKQALVKVKINKPVTLHWLRHSYATHLLESGTDLRFIQELLGHKSSKTTEIYTHVSTKSLQKIKSPFDDL
- a CDS encoding helix-turn-helix transcriptional regulator; translation: MKATFGEYIRELRTDKGLTLTELAALLKLDSANLSKIENGKREFDEKRLDKLATAFSLNLEELKTEYFSDQFAKKMYQYNCSPKTLIVAEEKVNYLKSVNVKQAEIKF